The window GAGCTCCGTAAAGCTTAGAGGTATTGGTTTCATTATCACAAAATGCACTTTGTGTATTTGAGTTTCTGGAATACAGCTTCTTGATAGAAATACTGTCGTGTCCAATATTGATACTTCCGTCAGGAGAAGCATTCAATTCTCCTTTATAGGTATTGTATCCCCATTTCCAGTTGTTTCTGAACCATAGGGTAGGAGCTACCAGAATAGGGGCTTCATGCTGGCTTCGGTTACAGACCGTTACTCTGGCCAGAATATCATTGTGATCGGCTTTACAGTATTCGATGAAAATATCAAAATACTCATCATTGTCAAAAATTCCGATGTCGAACAGTTCATATTCCGGCTCCTTTTTGCTGCGTTTTCCGTTTTCTGTAACGATATCATCATAAGGAAACTCATTAATCGGATATTTATACACCATCTTCATATAGCTGTGAGTAGGTGTGTTATCCAGATAATAAAAAATCTCTTTGATGTCTTCCCCGTGATTCCCCTGAGGATTGCTCAATCCGAAGAATCTTTCTTTTACCATTTTGTCTTTCTTGTTCCAAAATGAAAAAGCAAAGCATAAAAGCTGCTTTACATCAGAAATTCCGGCAATACCTTCTTCACCCCAGCGGTAGGCATAGCTTTCGGCATTATTATGATTGGTAAAATTCCAGGCATTCCCGTTCGGGCTATAATCTTCACGTACATTTCCCCATTGCCGGTTGCTTACATAAGGTCCCCAGTTTTTCCATTTGGTATCTTGTAATCTTTCTTTTTCGGCGGTCATATCTCATCATTTTTCCACACGAAGTTAGTTTTTTTGAAAGGTAATTCCAATTTTTTTCATCTGAATAATTATTAATATGCTCTTGAAATACTTGTGTTTAAGGACTTTTTTAAATATTAAAATAATTTTTTTTTGAAATTAAAAGAAAAGAATTACCTTTGCACTATTCGTTCATTCAAATATTGAAAATGTTATCAAGAAAGGTTGAGGGATTAGACCCTATGAAACCTTAGCAACCCTTTGCGCAAGCAAAGAAGGTGCTACGTTCTACCAAAAATTATTTTGGACAGATAACTCACTGAAGTTCTTTTCAGCCATTTCCTGTGGCATTTTCAATTGTATTAAAATTTAATAGAATTGAAAACAGAACTAAACTATATTCATCTCACGCATCAAACTTATTCCCAAAAGGAATACCATATCCCGTTAAGCTATCAGCTTTTTGGGAAAGATCTGTTTACAGCCCCTGTCATTGTAATCAACCATGCTCTTACCGGGAATTCCAATGTATCCGGAGAAAAAGGATGGTGGAAAAAGTTGGTGGGAGAAAATCAGATTGTAGATACCGATAAATATACCGTTCTGTGCTTTAATATCCCCGGAAACGGATATGACGATTTTTTAATTGAAGACTATGAAGACTTCACTCCTTCAGATATCGCAGCGATATTCCTGAAAGGGCTTGAAGCGCTACGGATCAAAAATGTATATGCCATTATAGGAGGCTCTCTGGGAGGTGGGATTGCCTGGGAAATGCTTGCCAAGCAGCCCGATCTCGCAGAAATATGTATTCCTATTGCCTGTGATTACAGAACGCACGACTGGCTTCATGCGCAGTGCCTGGTTCAGAAATTTTTATTAAATGATAAAGAGGAACCGTTACAGAAAGCAAGAATTCATGCCATGTTGTGTTACAGAACTCCACAATCACTCAATGACCGATTTCAAAACCATTATAACGAGGAAAAAAAACGACTGGAATCAGAAGACTGGCTGGTTTATCACGGTAACGCTTTAAACGAAAGATTTAGTTTAAAAGCTTACAGGCTGATGAATCATCTCCTGATGAATATAAATGTTGCTGAAGAAGCGCTGGAGAACATACAGACACGAATGCACATGATCTCCGTAGATACAGACTTATTCTTCCCGGCTTCTGAAATCCGAATGTGTTTTGAAAAATTAAAAGAGAAAAATAAGAATGTTTCTTATCACGAGATCCAATCTATACACGGGCATGATGCCTTCCTCATGGAATATCAACAATTAAATAATATCATAAAAAACATTTTATAGAAGTAATGAAAAATGCTAACGAAATAAAATTTTTGAAGAACAGATCCATCGTCAAATTTGAAGGAGAAGATTTCCTGGGAGAAATCGGGATAGACGGACGAATTTTTAAAGCGCTTACTTTAGCGCGTATCAGTGTAGGGGTAATTTCCCAACAAGCCGTAGAAAACGGAATTTCTATTCTGGTTCACGCCAATGATGCAGAAAAAGCAGTGTCCTGTCTTATCGATGAATTTGAGGCAGAAAGAAAATCCGGAAAAGTTTCCCAGATATATAGTATCAATAATGTTTCTGTGATTGGTTTTGTAGCAGAAGATTTCAATAAAGTCTTTGCAGAACTGGCAAGAAATAATGTTTTCCCATTGCTTCTAAATCAGGTGGCAGGAGAAAACAGAGTGAACATCGTTGTGACTTCTTCACAGGATGAAAAAACAAAAAATATCATAGAATCTGAAATTTTCAAAAAGCCAAAGACCGTTCATTTGGCAATCATTGGTCATGGAAATGTAGGAAAGACTTTGATAGAGCAGGTACTGGAATCTGCGGAAGAAATTAAGAAACGTAAAAAGATAGATCTTAAAGTAGTGGCAGTAGCCAATTCAAAGAAAATTGCCTTCAACAAAAAAGGATTTGATGCCCATTGGAATGATGAGGTTTTAACAGCAGAACATCCGTCTAACGTGGAAGAGCTGATCAATTTCTCTAACGAAAATCAATTGGAAAATCTGATTGTTGTGGATAACACGGCAAGCAAAGATTTTGTAAAGAACTATCATGCTTTAGCAGAAAACGGATTCGATCTTGTTTCTTCCAACAAAATTTTCAACACCCTTCCGATAGAAGAGTACAGAAAACTAAGATATACGTTGAATAAAAACAATAGACGGTATTTGTATGAAACCAATGTGGGAGCGGGCTTACCATTAATTGATACCATTAAACTGTTACACCTTTCTGGAGAAAATATCACCAGAATCAAAGGAGTATTCTCAGGAACACTGAGCTATGTTTTCAACAATTTTTCTTTAAGAGATGATAAATTTTCAACCATCATCAATGAAGCTTTGGAAAAAGGATACACCGAACCGGATCCAAGAGAAGACCTTTCAGGAAATGATGTGGCAAGAAAATTATTGATTCTGGCAAGAGAATTAGACTTAATCAATGAATTTGATGATATCAGCATTCAAAATCTGGTGCCTGAAAATTTGCTTGAAGTTTCAAAATCAGAATTC of the Chryseobacterium aureum genome contains:
- a CDS encoding alpha/beta fold hydrolase → MKTELNYIHLTHQTYSQKEYHIPLSYQLFGKDLFTAPVIVINHALTGNSNVSGEKGWWKKLVGENQIVDTDKYTVLCFNIPGNGYDDFLIEDYEDFTPSDIAAIFLKGLEALRIKNVYAIIGGSLGGGIAWEMLAKQPDLAEICIPIACDYRTHDWLHAQCLVQKFLLNDKEEPLQKARIHAMLCYRTPQSLNDRFQNHYNEEKKRLESEDWLVYHGNALNERFSLKAYRLMNHLLMNINVAEEALENIQTRMHMISVDTDLFFPASEIRMCFEKLKEKNKNVSYHEIQSIHGHDAFLMEYQQLNNIIKNIL
- a CDS encoding ACT domain-containing protein; translation: MKNANEIKFLKNRSIVKFEGEDFLGEIGIDGRIFKALTLARISVGVISQQAVENGISILVHANDAEKAVSCLIDEFEAERKSGKVSQIYSINNVSVIGFVAEDFNKVFAELARNNVFPLLLNQVAGENRVNIVVTSSQDEKTKNIIESEIFKKPKTVHLAIIGHGNVGKTLIEQVLESAEEIKKRKKIDLKVVAVANSKKIAFNKKGFDAHWNDEVLTAEHPSNVEELINFSNENQLENLIVVDNTASKDFVKNYHALAENGFDLVSSNKIFNTLPIEEYRKLRYTLNKNNRRYLYETNVGAGLPLIDTIKLLHLSGENITRIKGVFSGTLSYVFNNFSLRDDKFSTIINEALEKGYTEPDPREDLSGNDVARKLLILARELDLINEFDDISIQNLVPENLLEVSKSEFLSRLEELDEEYQKIKENQQPGHVLRYVGDLHGDLQKDKGELDVKLVSVPATSALGQLKGSDSIFEIYTESYGENPIVIMGAGAGAKVTARGVFGDILRVSETK